The following proteins are encoded in a genomic region of Ictalurus furcatus strain D&B chromosome 6, Billie_1.0, whole genome shotgun sequence:
- the cxcr4b gene encoding C-X-C chemokine receptor type 4b, with protein MAFYKIVFDYDGNSSEGSGTMDPEDLAEACDLRVSQDFQKYFLPAVYWIIFLLGIMGNGLVVLVMGFQKKTKNMTDKYRLHLSVADLLFVLTLPFWAVDAMSSWYFEKFMCVAVNMIYTLNLYSSVLILAFISLDRYLAVVRATNSQATRKLLAERVIYVGVWLPAMLMTIPDLVFAKVQSTGTKNICDRIYPHEGNMVWKAVFHFQHILVGFVLPGLVILICYCIIISKLSKGSKGQALKRKALKTTIILVLCFFVCWLPYCTGILVDTLVTLNLVSIGCKLERGLQKWILITEALAYFHCCLNPILYAFLGVRFSKSARSALSVNSRSSQKFLTKKRGHVSSVSTESESSSVLSS; from the exons ATGGCTTTCTACAAA ATCGTGTTTGACTACGATGGAAACAGCTCTGAAGGATCCGGGACTATGGATCCAGAAGATCTGGCGGAGGCGTGTGATCTCCGGGTCAGCCAGGACTTCCAAAAATATTTCCTCCCCGCTGTTTACTGGATCATCTTCCTTTTAGGAATAATGGGTAACGGACTGGTGGTGCTGGTGATGGGATTTCAGAAGAAGACCAAAAACATGACGGATAAATACAGGCTGCATCTTTCAGTGGCTGATCTGTTGTTCGTGCTGACGCTGCCGTTCTGGGCTGTGGACGCCATGAGCTCGTGGTACTTTGAGAAGTTTATGTGCGTCGCCGTGAACATGATCTACACCCTGAACCTGTATAGCAGCGTCCTCATCCTCGCCTTCATCAGCCTGGATCGATATCTAGCCGTAGTGCGTGCTACAAACAGCCAGGCGACGAGGAAGCTCCTGGCCGAGCGCGTGATCTACGTAGGGGTCTGGCTTCCAGCGATGCTCATGACCATCCCTGATCTGGTGTTCGCTAAAGTCCAGAGCACCGGCACTAAGAACATCTGCGATCGGATCTACCCGCACGAAGGCAACATGGTGTGGAAGGCGGTGTTCCATTTCCAGCACATCCTGGTGGGGTTCGTGCTGCCCGGTTTGGTCATCCTGATCTGCTACTGCATCATCATCTCCAAGCTCTCGAAAGGCTCAAAGGGTCAGGCTCTGAAGAGGAAGGCGCTGAAGACCACCATCATCCTGGTGCTGTGCTTCTTCGTGTGCTGGCTGCCCTACTGCACCGGCATCCTAGTGGACACGCTGGTCACGCTCAATCTGGTCTCCATCGGATGCAAACTGGAGCGAGGTTTGCAGAAGTGGATCCTCATCACCGAGGCTCTCGCCTACTTCCACTGCTGCCTCAACCCCATCCTCTACGCCTTCCTGGGGGTCCGCTTCAGCAAATCAGCACGGAGTGCCCTGAGCGTCAACAGCAGGTCCAGCCAAAAGTTCCTCACCAAGAAACGAGGACACGTGTCTTCGGTATCCACTGAGTCCGAGTCCTCGAGTGTCCTCTCCAGTTAG